Genomic DNA from Prevotella intermedia ATCC 25611 = DSM 20706:
GTGGCTGCTAAAGTCATAGCAGCACACATTATATACATGTTGGTACGTTTCATAATTGAATGTTTAAGTCGTTAGAAGTTTAGAATTTGAGCGATGCAGAGAGTTCTACTGTGAATGGACGGAGGTAGCTGCCTGTCATCAAAACGTTGGAAATGTCTTTCGCATCTTCCTTCGTTATCAGCTCTGCGCCTGCTATACTGCCCTTTGCACCTGTCTGGTTGAGGAAGTTTACAACCGTGCAACCCAACGCCAACTTGTTGTTCACCTGCCAGTTTACGCCGCCGAAGGTTTCCCAATGACCGTTGAAATAGTAGGCGTCGTTGATGTTTGCGTAAGTCTTACTGAAGTATCGGAAGCTTGCCCACAGCTTCAAATCCTTTGTAAGCATATAGCTTGGGTCGAACTCGATAAGCACTTTTGGTATCTCGGCAACAATGTTTCCTGTTGCATTAATCTTGCCAACGTATCCATCAGAGAACGTAATGGAAGTTTCATACTTCTTGTAAGTCGGTTCCTGATAGGTGAAAAGGAAGTGTATATCCAATCCTTTCAATGGGTGTGCAATAAGGTCGGTTGTCCACCCCCAAGTTTTTATATCGTATGTTAATGGTGTCGCCATAATTTCGCCACCATGTTGCAAATTTAGTGTAGAATTGTTGTTTGTCTTTGAAATATAAGAGAACAGCGAAGTTAATGTTAGCCATGAATTGTTGTAATATACACCTGCTCTTCCTAAAGGCACCGCTACTTTTCCTGTATTTGGTAATGTTGCTGGAGCGAACGATTCAAAACGAAGATGCTGAACAATATAAGTAAAGTCGCCAGTAAGTCCAAAGTTATTATTAATTTTATAGGTTGCAGCAGCCGAAACATCATAATTAAACCAATTGTAATCTATTGGATTTGGTGTAATTTTTGTTCCATCGGGAGCAATTGCACCAATATAGTAATCTGCAAATCTGCCAACATAGCCACCAGTGGCATTTTTAACAGCTGCATTAACACCTTTAAGTTTCTGGCTTTCTAATCTGAAACCATAGTAAAGATTAAGTTTAGGCGTTACGTCCCAATCGTGAATCATGTATAAAGCTAATTTGTTTTCGTGTCCACGATAGAATTCTGAAGCATTCTTATTAAAATCGTAGAAGTAGGTTGAGTGCTTATTTGTGTCGTAAAGTCTGACTGGAAAGCTCCCATCTGACGGCACACTTTGGTCGTACATAGATGTGTTTGAACGGTAATCGATGTGGTAATACCACTCGTTTATACCTAAACGTAAGGTTGAAGTAGTAAACTTTTTCTGTAATTCTGATGTTAAAAGAAATTCGTTAATGATTCCTGAATTTAAACTTGACATTCGCGATTGGACGTAATCGCCTGTATAAGGTGTTGTTCCTCCAGTTATAGTTGGCATTACATAATTGTATGCTGTTGGATTGTCTTTTATATTTATAAGCGACATAGGGCTTTGATAAACTAAAGCTCCACGTGCGTGGTCGTATCGTGCTGCTATTTTCCAGCTATATCCATTATCCCAATTGTATTTATTTGTTAAAGAAAATTCACTCGAACGGTTTACTGTGGCATCATACATCGTAGTTTGTTTCAGTTCGCCCGTGTTCATATCACGATATGTAATCGTGGCATCGGTGGGCAGATAAGATGTAGTACCAAGCTTGAACTTGCCATATTCCTTTACGCTACCATCGCCAACATATATGAAAGGTGCCGATTGCGTGGCGTAGTTGTACACTGGGTGCGAATTAGAATAGTGGTACATTGCCGTAAATTCGCCTCGGTTGTTATGGTAACGTTTGGTAAGGGCAGCCTTGTAGATTTGTGTACGGTCCTGCAACTGGCTCGATTTTATTTTAAAAGTGCCAGGGTCGAAGTCCTGATAGATACTTGTGCTGTAGAACCAGTTGTTGCCGAAACCGCCATTGGCGTTCAACGAGAACTCCTGCAAGCCGAAATGGTTGGTCTTGTAGTTGAACGTGCCGTGAAATCCCTCCTCTCCAAGTTTGGTAAATGAACTGACCGCATAGCCGATATTACCTGTCGTAAGGGCTGTTTCCGATATTTTTAAGAGTCCGACGTGTCCCAGACTCGCATCAGAACGCCAAATAGTATTTACGCTATGCGGATTGGTTGCATAGGTAACGGGCAGTCCGTTCTCAAGAACATTTACATCTGACATAGGGAGTCCAATCTGTATTTCGCGTGGTCCATTTGCGCTTGCGGCGTTGAGCATTACGTTTCGATTGCTTTCTTCCTTCGATTTCTCTTCACTTTGTTTTTCGTTTTTCACCTGAGCAACAGCCCCTGTAAAAAAGAATGCTAAAGCAATAACAGTAGTTACCGTCCTTAGTTTAGTTGAAAAATAGGTAATCATATTCATTATAGATTTTAATGTTATCTGTTAGTGTTGAACTTGCTGCAAAGTAAGTGTATATTTGTAAAAGGCAATATAAAATTTGTTGCACAGAGTGGTAAAATTGTCTTAATGCAACAAATGTGTGTGAAGTTGAAAGATTATTGCTCGTATTGTACTGTAAAAAGCGCGAAGCAGCAATCTTGAAAGGTTGAAAATAAAGGCTGACGATGATAAAAATATGTTGTATTTTCTTTACTTATAATTCTTATTAATACACAAAAACTTGTATCTTTGCAGATATATCATCTTGAGAAAGAGTAGTGTAGAAAAAAGGAAACAACTAAAACGACAAGGAAAAGATGTATAAAAAGGCTCACATAGTTCTGTGTTTTGTGGGATTATTGGTGCTTGCGGGCTGCAATAGAAACACAAAAAAGTATGTTATCGGCGTATCGCAGTGCTCCGAAGATATATGGCGTAACAAGCTGAACGACGAATTATTGATGGAAACCTATCAGCATAAAGACGTCGAATTGCTGTTTGCTTCGGCAAAAGACAACGACAAACTGCAAACCGAACAAATAGAGAAGTTTATTCAACGAGGCGTAGACCTGCTCATTATATCGCCCAATCAGGTGCACTCCATAACGCCTGTGATAGACAAAGCCTACGATAAGGGAATACCCGTAATACTGTTTGACCGAAAAACCGACTCGCAGAAGTACACCGCCTTTATAGGTGCGGACAACGTAAAGGTGGGAAAAACAATAGGAGAATTTATTGCAAAGACCCTGCACGGCGAAGGAAAGGTGATAGAAATAAAAGGATTAGACAACTCTTCGCCTGCCATAGACCGCCACAAAGGTTTTGTTCAGGCATTGAGCAGATATCCTGATATTCACTTGAAACGCACCCTTTCTGGTGAATGGACAAAGGAATCGGGCTACAAAAGCATAAAAAGTGCAATTGCAGATGCCAAGGATTGCAACATTGTATGGGGGCAAAACGACCGTATGGCAGAGGGTGCGCAGCGCGCTATGGCAGAAGCAGGCGTACATAACGTGCAGTATGTCGGAACCGATGCGCTGCCAAGCAAGGGTGGTGGCATAGAAGCTGTGCACAACGGCAAGCTGCTTGCATCGTATATCTATCCCACTCGTGGCGATATGGTGATGCAATTGGCAATGAGAATTTTGAAAAAACAGCCATTTCATCGGGATAATTACCTCAAGGGAGCATTGGTAACGAAAGACAATGCCAAGGTGTTGCTGCTGCAAAACGAGGAGATGATGAAGCAGCGAAGCAGACTTTCTGACTTGAATAGCAAGGTGGATATTTACCTTGCACAATACAATCACCAGAAAATATATATGTTTTTGGGCGGCGTTATCATTGCGTTGCTCATCGGACTTATTGTTTACATCTACCGCACCATTATTCTCCGTCGCGAATTGGAAGAGCAAGCCACCAACGCAAAGCTGCAGTTCTTTACCAATATCAGCCACGAATTGCGCACGCCATTGACGCTTATAGCCGACCCAATAGAGCATATCGTGAACGACAAGAACTTAACGAAGCAGCAGCGCAATATGTTGCAGATTGTGGAAAAGAATGTTTCCATTCTGATGCGCCTTGTAAACGAAATCCTTGACTTCAGAAAGATACAGAACAAGAAGATGGAACTGACGCTGAGCGAGTTTGAACTGACAGACTATCTGAAAGAGTGGGTAAGTACGTGCGAGTCTATTGCAACGAAACGGAAGATAAAAGTGGAGTTGATAACCCCTGCGCCCATTCGTCTATGCGCCGATATACATAAGGTGGAACGCATTTGTTACAACTTGTTGAGCAATGCCTTAAAGTACACAAGCGAAGGTGGAAGCATAACGATAAAGGCGAAAAGTACCGATGAAACCGTCGAAATTTGCATCAAAGACACAGGCAAGGGAATTGCAAAGGAAGACATAAAACACATATTCGACAGGTTTTACCAAGTAAGAAACAGCAACAAAGACGGCACGGGCATAGGTTTGGCAATTGTAAAGGCATTTACCGAACTGCAAGGAGGTACCGCAAAGGTGGAAAGCGAAGTGGGAAAGGGCAGCGAATTTACAATAACTCTGCCGAAACGTGTAGCAGGCGACAACTTCCAACCTGCCGAAGAAACGTACACAATGAACGATTTCTTGGACGAAAGTTCAGCCGTAACCGATATTTCAACCGAAAACAAAGTGTCGAAAATAACTTCCGACCGTCAGGAAGATAAACCTCGTGTGCTCGTTATCGACGATAATGCAGGCATTCGTGCATACGCAACTGCGCTGTTGGGCGACGAATACGATGTAATGGAGGCGTCTGACGGAAGCGAAGGACTGAAGAAGGCTGTCAGGGAAGTGCCCGATGTTGTTGTTTGCGATGTTATGATGTCGGGAATGGACGGTTTGGAATGTTGCAAACACTTGAAATCCGACAGTCTGACGTGCCATATTCCTGTGATTTTGCTTACTGCCAAGACGCTGGACGAGCATCGTGCAGAAGGCTATGCGTATGGTGCCGATGCCTATCTTACCAAACCTTTCAATGGGAATGTGCTGAAAGCGCGCATTAAAAACCTGATTACCAATCGGAAACTTATGAAGATTGTGTTTGGAAACGATGCGCAACAAGAGCCGATGGAAGCGGTTGCGCAGAGTGCAGAAAGTCAGTTTGTAGAGAAGTTCCGCACCATAATACAAGGCAACCTTGGCAACTCAGACTTGAATGTGGAAACTATCAGCCACGAGATGGGTATCAGCAGGGCGCAGCTGTATAGGAAAATAAAGTCGATAACAGGCATTTCGCCCAACGATATAATTCGCGAAGCACGTCTGAGACGTGCCGACCGCTTGCTGGAAACTACCGATAAATCGGTTTCGGAAATAGCTTACGAGGCGGGTTTCTCGTCGCCGTCGTACTTCACAAAGTGCTATCGAGAGTTTTTTGGTCGCACGCCCAACAAGAAGCATTAAAGCTTTTATGGCGCAATGTTTGGTAGACAATGTGTGCGTAGAGGCTAAAACGTTGTAAAGAATGGCAATGTTTGGTGTCTTGGTTGTTCTTTGTTGTGTTGCAAAGAATATCTGTTTATTTGTTAATATATATAAAATCTAAGTCTTGAATAGTTAATTTTCTGACCGTGAAACATGCCGATACTCGTATTTTTCTGCACAGCAAGCAAGTCGATTGCAAATAAGGGCACTTTTTGCGTGCAATATTTATCTTTCTGTTAATCAGTGGTTAAGATGCTGTTGTGGGTATAAGTGTGAATTGAATAAGCCTTTTACGTGTGGAGTATAAGGCATAAAATATTGCAAAACGAACAAAAACGTGTGGTGAAAGCTGCACTTTGACCTTTCAAAAGAGCCTCTTTTGCACGGTAAAAGCGGCTCTTTTGCAATGTAAAACCTATGCTTTTGCAAAACCATTCTTTCTTTTTAAGTTTTCAAGAGCTGTTTTCATTGTTTCACGTTTCTATTTCATCGTTTTCCCTTGCGTTAAATTCAATGGTGGGTTTTAAATAGTCTTAACACTTTTGGATAACTTTTCAAGGTTGTAGACAATAAGGAGTTGATTTGCAGATAGGTGTTGGAAATATGATGAATTGTGCCCTTGGCACAAAGCACAATCATAAGTTTAATTCTCAAAACATTGGGTAAACAATTGTGGTTATAGGATTTATTGCTTATTTTTGCAGTAGAAAACAAGAATTTTAAAAGACAAACTATGAGAAAGTTTTTATTGCTTTTGTTTACGTTGGCAGTGTCTTTAGGTTGTACGTATGCAACGCCCAAAGTGCCTAAGAAGAAAGTGCAAAGGAAGAAGACAGCATTGGTGAACGTGAAGACTAAAGCGAAAGACGATGCCAATGTTAGCAACCCAAATCTGCCAGTAATAATACAAGAAGATAGATACGGGTGTTACTATGCGGATACAGCGTCTTGCAACGAATTCTCTACAGCAGGAATGGTGAACTGGGCTGGCGAGAGAAAGAAATTGTATGACAAGAATGCAGATACAGTAAAGAAGTGTCTTCAGGCATTGAAGCCACAAACAAGTGTTGTTCCTGCTAAGAATGCAGTGGCGTTTCGCAAAGCAATGGACAATGAAATGAGGTCTTGGAGGAAGTTGGAAGCATTGATGCGCGATTTCGGTAATATTTCCATTGAAGCTCAATACGTGTTGAATGACGGTACGATTTGGTTAGTTGTCGGTGCTGGTATGCATAGCGATTTGAGCTATACTCGTTTTGCTTGTCTGCAAGAAGACTTGAATACTTTAAGCGGTGTGTTGGTAAAAGCAGCAAAAGAAGACAAAGGGTTGTTGCTGGACACACTTTATGCACAGATGCAGTTGCTTCGCCCGGTTGTAAAAGCACAGCCACTGAAAAAGAAATGGAAATATACAATGGCTGAAGCAAGAAAAGAAGCACAGCGACTCAATTATTCGTGTTCCGTATCTACCGTTAAAAAGGTGATGGGGGAATGGCTTGAAGCCCGCAAGACGGTTGGCGGTTTGTTGGCAGAACCTTATCGTACAGCCTACAATCTGCACACTACAACAACCGTTCACTCGTTTATTGAGCTTTTTATGGACATAGACCAATGATGGAATATGATGCGGTTTTAGTTGCAATATGATGAAATAATATGAGTGGGATTGCCTGTTTAAGGGCAATCCCACTTGCGTTTTTTTAGAAGTTAATGGTGTTTTTGCATTAGAAAATTATGAACCATGATTATTCTTGTTCGAAGTAGAATTGGTCGAAGATGTCGCCTGCTGTAACTTCAACAGTTACATAACGTTTTGTATTGGTCTTGTTTGGAACAATGGTTACGGTTAAAACGTTTTCCTTGATGTTTGCTGTTGTCCAACCTCCATATATATTGTGTTGGTCGCTTTTAGGCGAAGTCTTGTCGAAGTTTCGCCAATCGTAAGTATTTACGGTGTTATTCACCTTCTCTTCAACTGAGCAAAGCCAAAAACCGTTGTAGTTTTTGCATTTAAAATGGTAGGTACCACCTTTTTTCGTAACAGTAAAAACTTTCTTTGCCTTTGTTAGTAATGATACTCCTTCGTATTTCCATTTCATAGATTCCCATCGTCCAATAGGTTCATCAGAGGTACATGAAATAGTGAAGATGCTGATAAACAGTGCTGTGATGAAGTAACTTAATCGTTTCATTGTTCTAATTTAAAGTGTTATAATAATAAATTAATGATAATAATAAAATGTAACAGTCCGTTTTATACTGCATCACAAAGGTATAAAAAATAGAAATGAGAAGCAGTATATAAGTGCTTTTATTGTTAAAAAAGACTAATTGCGGTTTGAAAAAGCCACGATAATGTGTTATATAGGTGTAAGTTGATAAAACATAAATGAACGAAGAAGCATTTGCACAGATTGTTCCTCAACTTCGGTGTTGTGCCATAAAGGCAGGAAGAAGAGTGGGAGCTACGGAAACAGAGGCGGAAGACATAGCGCAAGACGTTATGCTTCGTCTTTGGCAGATGCGCAATGATTTGGGCAAATTTGTATCGTTGGAAGGCTTGGTGGCGCGAATGGCGCACAACTTAACGCTCAATTTGCGCAGGGCTGGTAATGCTGAAACGATAGGGAACAGCGAAACTGCTTGTATTGCTGATGTGCAGCTATCGCCTTCAGACGTTTTGGAAGCAAAGGAAAACTTGGAATGGTTGGAGAGAAGAATAAACGATTTGCCAACAACCGAGTACACCATATTATATATGCGGCAGGTGGAACAGCGTTCCAACGAGGAGGTTTCGCATTTGTTAGGCATCGCATCAACATCGGTCAGCACGTTGTTGGCTCGGGCGAGGCGAAGGCTGTTGGAAGATATAAAAAGGAGGAAAGGAAGATGACATTATATAATAAGAAAGATATAGCAACGCTGCTCGACAAGTTTATGGCGGGCGCAACGACGATAGAAGAAGAGCAAACACTTGCCGACTATTTTCGTTCGGAACAGCGTGTGCCTGCAGAATGGGAAGACTATAAAGATATGTTTGCTTACTTTGACAATGGAATGGTAGAAGTAAGTGAGCAAAAAGAAGATATTGCCAAAGCACGACCTGCTGCAATAGTACTGTGGAAGCGGATAGCGGTTGCAGCTACTCTGCTGCTTTTGATAGGATTTGCAGGCGTGTGGATAAATAACAATGTCTTTAAATATAATAAGGTGGCTGAGAAAACGGCAACTGCACCAATAGCAAAACGGCAATTGGAAACTGAAGACAGGCAGTTGGCGAAGAACGAAAGCGAAATGCAGCAGTCTTCAAATCTTGATAATCAAGAAATAGCAGCGGCAAAACCGATTGTAAATAAGAAAACTGTGAAGGTGCGAAAGGTTCAAGCATTGAATGGTGATGCGAAGGAACAATATCGTGCAAAGGCAGAACAAGCAATCGAAATAGCTCGCCAACAAGCTGAAGACGATATTGCAATGGTGAGCAAGGAGATTTCCGATGCACAGACCAATGTGTATGTTGCCAGTCAGCAAGCGCAAGGCATTAAGGT
This window encodes:
- a CDS encoding TonB-dependent receptor codes for the protein MNMITYFSTKLRTVTTVIALAFFFTGAVAQVKNEKQSEEKSKEESNRNVMLNAASANGPREIQIGLPMSDVNVLENGLPVTYATNPHSVNTIWRSDASLGHVGLLKISETALTTGNIGYAVSSFTKLGEEGFHGTFNYKTNHFGLQEFSLNANGGFGNNWFYSTSIYQDFDPGTFKIKSSQLQDRTQIYKAALTKRYHNNRGEFTAMYHYSNSHPVYNYATQSAPFIYVGDGSVKEYGKFKLGTTSYLPTDATITYRDMNTGELKQTTMYDATVNRSSEFSLTNKYNWDNGYSWKIAARYDHARGALVYQSPMSLINIKDNPTAYNYVMPTITGGTTPYTGDYVQSRMSSLNSGIINEFLLTSELQKKFTTSTLRLGINEWYYHIDYRSNTSMYDQSVPSDGSFPVRLYDTNKHSTYFYDFNKNASEFYRGHENKLALYMIHDWDVTPKLNLYYGFRLESQKLKGVNAAVKNATGGYVGRFADYYIGAIAPDGTKITPNPIDYNWFNYDVSAAATYKINNNFGLTGDFTYIVQHLRFESFAPATLPNTGKVAVPLGRAGVYYNNSWLTLTSLFSYISKTNNNSTLNLQHGGEIMATPLTYDIKTWGWTTDLIAHPLKGLDIHFLFTYQEPTYKKYETSITFSDGYVGKINATGNIVAEIPKVLIEFDPSYMLTKDLKLWASFRYFSKTYANINDAYYFNGHWETFGGVNWQVNNKLALGCTVVNFLNQTGAKGSIAGAELITKEDAKDISNVLMTGSYLRPFTVELSASLKF
- a CDS encoding substrate-binding domain-containing protein; amino-acid sequence: MYKKAHIVLCFVGLLVLAGCNRNTKKYVIGVSQCSEDIWRNKLNDELLMETYQHKDVELLFASAKDNDKLQTEQIEKFIQRGVDLLIISPNQVHSITPVIDKAYDKGIPVILFDRKTDSQKYTAFIGADNVKVGKTIGEFIAKTLHGEGKVIEIKGLDNSSPAIDRHKGFVQALSRYPDIHLKRTLSGEWTKESGYKSIKSAIADAKDCNIVWGQNDRMAEGAQRAMAEAGVHNVQYVGTDALPSKGGGIEAVHNGKLLASYIYPTRGDMVMQLAMRILKKQPFHRDNYLKGALVTKDNAKVLLLQNEEMMKQRSRLSDLNSKVDIYLAQYNHQKIYMFLGGVIIALLIGLIVYIYRTIILRRELEEQATNAKLQFFTNISHELRTPLTLIADPIEHIVNDKNLTKQQRNMLQIVEKNVSILMRLVNEILDFRKIQNKKMELTLSEFELTDYLKEWVSTCESIATKRKIKVELITPAPIRLCADIHKVERICYNLLSNALKYTSEGGSITIKAKSTDETVEICIKDTGKGIAKEDIKHIFDRFYQVRNSNKDGTGIGLAIVKAFTELQGGTAKVESEVGKGSEFTITLPKRVAGDNFQPAEETYTMNDFLDESSAVTDISTENKVSKITSDRQEDKPRVLVIDDNAGIRAYATALLGDEYDVMEASDGSEGLKKAVREVPDVVVCDVMMSGMDGLECCKHLKSDSLTCHIPVILLTAKTLDEHRAEGYAYGADAYLTKPFNGNVLKARIKNLITNRKLMKIVFGNDAQQEPMEAVAQSAESQFVEKFRTIIQGNLGNSDLNVETISHEMGISRAQLYRKIKSITGISPNDIIREARLRRADRLLETTDKSVSEIAYEAGFSSPSYFTKCYREFFGRTPNKKH
- a CDS encoding RNA polymerase sigma factor — encoded protein: MNEEAFAQIVPQLRCCAIKAGRRVGATETEAEDIAQDVMLRLWQMRNDLGKFVSLEGLVARMAHNLTLNLRRAGNAETIGNSETACIADVQLSPSDVLEAKENLEWLERRINDLPTTEYTILYMRQVEQRSNEEVSHLLGIASTSVSTLLARARRRLLEDIKRRKGR